The Polaribacter sp. Q13 sequence AGCTTCAATTAAACCAACAAGACATTTTATCATAACTGATTTTCCGGATCCCGATTTTCCCATGATCACTAAATTTTCACCTTTATAAAGTTTCATATTAAAACCGTTTAGGACATGGTTTTTGCCAAAGCTTTTATGCAGGTTTTTAACTTCTAGAACGATGTTATTGGGTGATATTATTTTTTCTTTTTTCATTAGTCATAGAAAATATTAGTTACAAAAACGGCAATAAAATCGATAATAAATAATAATAAAGAACTGATAACTACCGCAGAATTAGCAGCTTTTCCAACTCCTTCTGTACCTTTTTCGCAGTAATAGCCTTTATAGCAACCCACAATACCAATGGCTGCACCAAAAAAGAATGATTTTATGGTAGCGGGAAGTATATCTCCAAATTCTAACGAATTAAAAACTTCATTAAAATACAATGTAAATGATACATTTCCTTTAATATTTTCAATTATATAAGATCCCAATAGCGCAAATGCATCACCAATTACAATTAATAATGGTAACATAAGGGTAATTGCTAGCACACGAGTAACTACTAAATATTTAAAAGGATTAGTGCCAGAAACTTCCATAGCATCAATTTGTTCGGTAACGCGCATAGAACCTAATTCTGCACCAATACCAGAACCAATTCTACCAGCACAAACCAGCGCGATTATTATAGGACCAATTTCTCTTACAATAGATATGCTAACCATAGAAGGCATCCAAGATACAGCACCAAATTCCATTAAGGTTGGTCGTGTTTGTAAGTCTAATACTAAGCCAATAATAAAGCTGGTTATACCCACTAGTAATAAAGAACGGTTTCCCATATTGTAACATTGGCGCAACAATTCTTTGGTTTCAAACGGGCGCTTAAATGTTTCTTTGAAAAAGTGACTTGTAAAATAGGTTAAATCGCCTAGTTCAATTAAGAGTAGATTTAATTGTGTTTTAAGTTTAGCAATACCCAAAATAATTTATTTAAAAATTTAATTAAAAGTATTTAAATAATGCAATTTATAAAATGATGCAGGTCAGTTTAATAAAGTTTATAGCTATTTTTTTATGGATATTAGTTTCTATATGTATTTGGTGTTATGTAAAAAAATCCCATCAGGTCTAGATTATTTTTATGCTTTTAGTTTTATTGTAATTGCTTGTTTGTGAGTTATTTAGTTTATTGTGTGAAGTCGTTTTGTGAACTGACCTAAGTCATTCATAGAATACTTTATTTATAATAATTTAGCATAAAAATGAATTATTATGAGTGGGCATACTTTTAATCGTATCAACATTATAAAAAATAATTACTTGTTTAAACGTTTGTTTTAAAAAAGTAACCTTATTACATTTTATTCATAGAAACTAATATTAGTTAACTAATGACGATAGCGCTCGTTCTATATTTTCTTTTAGCATTAGCTCTAATGGGTAGACTCTTGCTTTACGGAATACGACCAACCAAAACCTTAGCTTGGTTGTTGGCAATTTTTACGATTCCGGTTGGTGGAATGCTGTTATATTTTATACTTGGTCGTAATCGAAGAAAAAATAAATTCTATACCTTAAAAAAAACAAAATCAATTTCTAAATACTTAAATAAGGTTCACGAATATTATAAAACCATAGATTCAGACTCAGACATTCCTGCATCCATAAAAAAGCATATAAAACTAGTAAAACTCATTATTAAAGGAGCAAATTTTGTTCCTACTGTTGGCAATGAAATAATTCCACTTAAAAATGGAGCAGCTACTTTCGAAGCTATTTTTAAGGCTTTAGAAACTGCAAAAAAGTTCGTTCACATTCAGTATTATATTTTTGAAGAAGGCGATTTGGCTGAAAAATTTAAAACCATATTAATTAAAAAAGCCAAAGAAGGTGTTGAAGTGCGTTTGCTTTATGACGCTTTGGGAAGCAGAACATTAAGTCATACATATATAAACAGTCTAAAAGCAGAAGGCATAGAAGTATTTGGTTTTTTACCTATGAAATTAGGTAGGTTTTTATCATCAATAAATTACCGAAATCATAGAAAAATTGTGGTAGTAGATAGCGTGTATGGTTTTACTGGAGGCATTAATGTTGCAGATAAATACCTCTCTGGAGATCCTGATTTAGGTAATTGGTACGATATGCATTTGCAGTTAAAAGGAACGATTGTAAATAGTTTACAATCTGTTTTTGCTATGGATTGGAGCTTTGCGAGTAATTCGGATAATTTATTAAACACACAATATTTCTTGAAACATTCAACCTCTGGAAAAACAGTTGCTCAGGTTGTTGCAGGTGGACCAGATTCAGAATTTTCTGCTATTCAGCAACTTTATTTTTCTATAATTAATAGTGCAAAAAAGTATGTATACATTACCAATCCGTATATTATTCCGGGAGAGGCTTTAAAGGAAGCTATGCAAGTTGCTGCACTAAGTGGCATCGATATTAGATTACTTCTCTCTACAAAATCTGATAGTTTTTTGGTAAAATGGACGGTTCGTTCAATTTTTGAAGATTTACTAGAATCTGGAGTTAAAATTTTTTTATTTCCAGATGGATTTTTACATAGTAAAGTTATTATTTCAGATGATGAGCTTACGACTATTGGAACTGCAAATCTAGATATTAGAAGTTTTGAGCAAAATTATGAAGTCAATGTTTTAATGTATGACAAGGAAATAACAACAAAATTAAAACTAGATTTTATAATAGATTGTAAAAAAAGTAATCAATTAAATTATAATCAATTTCTTAAAAGACCAAAAATAGAACGTTTAAAAGAAGGTCTAGCCAAAGTGTTTAGTCCGGTTTTATAAGAAACTGACCTAAATCAGTATCCGTTCAAAATCAACCTTGTATCTTTATATATTAAATACAAATCATAAAAATGAATATAGGCTTAGTCCTTTCTGGTGGTGGCGCTCGTGGAGCTGCTCATATAGGAGTAATTAAAGCATTAGAAGAGCATGGTATTTTTCCTACACATATTGCAGGTACAAGTTCTGGAGCTATTGTTGGTGGCTTATATGCAGCAGGTGTTTCTTGGCCAGAGATATTAAATTTCTTTAAAACCATCACTATTTTTAGTACATATAGATATGCGCGAAATAAACCTGGTTTTTTAAATTCGGCTAATTTTTATGATGACCTCAAAACCTTTTTTCCAATCGACAATTTTGATGCTTTAAAAAAAACATTATTTGTTACTGCTGCAAATATAATTGATGGGTCATCTAAGATATTTAGCCAAGGGCAAGTTATAAAACCTATTATTGCCTCTGCTTCTTTTCCGGGTGTTTTTACGCCTACGGAAATCAATGGTAATTATTATGTTGATGGCGGTACGTTAAACAATTTCCCTGTAGAACCCTTAAAAACAATTTGTACTAAAATTATAGGTGTTTACGTTAATCCCTTAAAAGAAGTTAGTATCAACGATTTAAAACATTCTTATTCTGTAATTGAGCGCGCTTATAAAATTAAAGTAGCAGCAGAATCTATGAACAAATTTCCGGAATGCGATTTAGTTATAACACCCCAAGAATTAGTCGATTATGCAACTTTTGATATGAATAATATTGATACTATTTTTAATTTGGGCTATACAAACACTAAAAAAATATTAGAAAAAAATACGGATTTATTTGTTTCATAATATCAAAAAATTAAATAAGGATATTAAAATATCACGTAGGTTATTTTCTTTAGAAGACAGTTAACATCTCTTAAAAACGGAACGAATTACCAAATGAAGCACATAAAACTTGATACGCTCATTCATAACTTACCAGGTATTGTGTATCGTTCAAAGAACGATGAAAATTTTACTGTAGAGTTTATGAGTGAAGGTTGCTTTGCATTAACAGGATACAAAAGCGAGGAGTTTGTAAATGGAAATGTATTATTTCCTCATTTAATTTTTAAAGAAGATAATAAAGCGATAGCAGAAGATGTACAAAAGGCAATTGCTAACAAAATAGCATTTTTTGTAGAATATCGTATAACTCATAAAAACGGAACAATTAAATATTGTAGAGAAAAAGGTCAAGGAATTTTCGATGT is a genomic window containing:
- a CDS encoding ABC transporter permease; this translates as MLGIAKLKTQLNLLLIELGDLTYFTSHFFKETFKRPFETKELLRQCYNMGNRSLLLVGITSFIIGLVLDLQTRPTLMEFGAVSWMPSMVSISIVREIGPIIIALVCAGRIGSGIGAELGSMRVTEQIDAMEVSGTNPFKYLVVTRVLAITLMLPLLIVIGDAFALLGSYIIENIKGNVSFTLYFNEVFNSLEFGDILPATIKSFFFGAAIGIVGCYKGYYCEKGTEGVGKAANSAVVISSLLLFIIDFIAVFVTNIFYD
- the cls gene encoding cardiolipin synthase — translated: MTIALVLYFLLALALMGRLLLYGIRPTKTLAWLLAIFTIPVGGMLLYFILGRNRRKNKFYTLKKTKSISKYLNKVHEYYKTIDSDSDIPASIKKHIKLVKLIIKGANFVPTVGNEIIPLKNGAATFEAIFKALETAKKFVHIQYYIFEEGDLAEKFKTILIKKAKEGVEVRLLYDALGSRTLSHTYINSLKAEGIEVFGFLPMKLGRFLSSINYRNHRKIVVVDSVYGFTGGINVADKYLSGDPDLGNWYDMHLQLKGTIVNSLQSVFAMDWSFASNSDNLLNTQYFLKHSTSGKTVAQVVAGGPDSEFSAIQQLYFSIINSAKKYVYITNPYIIPGEALKEAMQVAALSGIDIRLLLSTKSDSFLVKWTVRSIFEDLLESGVKIFLFPDGFLHSKVIISDDELTTIGTANLDIRSFEQNYEVNVLMYDKEITTKLKLDFIIDCKKSNQLNYNQFLKRPKIERLKEGLAKVFSPVL
- a CDS encoding patatin-like phospholipase family protein translates to MNIGLVLSGGGARGAAHIGVIKALEEHGIFPTHIAGTSSGAIVGGLYAAGVSWPEILNFFKTITIFSTYRYARNKPGFLNSANFYDDLKTFFPIDNFDALKKTLFVTAANIIDGSSKIFSQGQVIKPIIASASFPGVFTPTEINGNYYVDGGTLNNFPVEPLKTICTKIIGVYVNPLKEVSINDLKHSYSVIERAYKIKVAAESMNKFPECDLVITPQELVDYATFDMNNIDTIFNLGYTNTKKILEKNTDLFVS